TATCCAGCTCCttttgattttgactttgaTTGCGAATCTGGGTAATGATCAGATTATGTTATTTTGTAGTTGACATTTTCCCAAATTGATTGATCTCTTCTGATGTGTTTGTTCAATCAAAgtagatttctgggtttattttgttgttgttgttgttgtgatcatGGTGAAAGGTCAAAACTTTTGAGTTTCCNTAATTACCACAAGTATCTTCTCAAGTACCATAAGGAGGAGCTCATGAAGGACAACAAGGATCTCAACCTCATCAAGTACCGGTTGGATCTCAATCTTCTCAAGTACCTCAATCTTCTCAAGTACCACAAGGATCAANAGTCCTTTGCGTGTGACAAACagttatcttttctttttaatcttccGTATCAGATCCATTTCTTAATTGAATAATCCTCATCATTGTTGATTCCTACACTTCTCTTCCAAGTTTCCTTCTTTTATTCTCTGTTGATTGTTCAtagattctttcttctttgttcttgattaGTCAAAGGTTTCAGCTTTTTTTGTGTAACTTTGCTTGTTCTTGACTACTTTGTTTTACCGCagttgattttgatttggatCCTTACtagtttctgttttcttatgtaGATCAAAAATTTTAGATCTTGTTGAACGGATAGCTTGAGACTACAGAATTTTCTGTGTTTTCTACATATTTCAGACAAGTCAGAGTGTGACTTTGTCTTAGTTGTGATCTGTAGATTGTTAATAATGGATGCTACAACGAGTGGAATACCGGGTTTACAGTACATTAACTTACCGGAGCAACCGGTTTCGACTACTACTTCTCCTCCAGTGTCTCCATTTCAGAGGCCAAAACGTCATTGTTTTGGTGACTCAACTCCTGGAGAGTTTCCTTTAGCAGCTAACCCTTCTATTGTCCTTCATGTTCTCACTGAATGTAGATTGGATCCTCGTGACCTCGCTAATCTAGAGGTTTTTGTTTCGATAATCTCTAAAACTCTTTACTGAAATTTTTTGAAGGATTTGATTTGTTCTGCtgatttctttttaatctttgttGCTGTTTTTAGGCAACATGCTCTTTCTTTAGCCAGCCAGCAAACTTTGCTCCGGACTGTAATTTATCTTTACCGGAGCTCGCTGCTCTTGACATGTGTAATAAAAGGGTGATCTTCAAACGGATGAATGAAGAAGAACGTCAAGAGATGAAACGTAGATGCGGAGGATCATGGAAATTGGTCCTTAGGTTTTTGCTGGCTGGTGAAGCGTGTTGCCGAAGAGAGAAATCTCAAGCAATTGCTGGTCCTGGTCATAGTATTGCAGTCACATCGAAAGGCCAAGTTTATACCTTCGGTTATAACAACTCTGGACAGCTTGGACACGGCCATACCGAGGAAGAAGCTCCAATCCAACCTGTTAGGtcaatttcatcatcatcaagactgaaaagagaagaaacgtATATGCTCTTGGGTTGATGGAGTGTTATATCGTGATGTGTGCAGATCATTGCAGGGGATACGAATCATCCAAGCAGCTGCTGGTGCTGGTCGGACAATGCTAATAAGCGATGACGGGAAAGTTTATGCGTGTGGAAAAGATTGTTTCGGGGAAGCTGAACATGGAGGGCAAGGGACTAAACCGGTTACAACTCCTCAGCTTGTAACATCTTTGAAGAACATATTTGTTGTGCAAGCGGCTATAGGTAATTACTTTACTGCTGTTCTCTCACGAGAAGGAACGGTTTATACATTCTCGTGGGGCAAAGAAGGTATACTAGGACATGGAACCGAGGCTGCGGATGTCGAACCACATCCTCTGTTAGGCCCACTCGAGAATGTACCCGTTGTACAGATTGCTGCTGGTTATTGCTACCTTCTTGCCTTAGCTTGTCAACCAAATGGCATGTGAGTATCTTCTTATACACTCTTTCTTTTTCAGCTACCTATCTAATTTTAGGCTGGCTCGACAATATTATAGGTCATGTTCTATAATTTTGAAATGTATGCTTATTTTAGGTCGGTTTACTCGGTTGGTTGCGGTTTGGGAGGCAAACTAGGTCACGGCTCAAGAACGGATGAGAAGTATCCTAAGGTAATCGATCAGTTTAAGATATTAAATCTTCAACCAAGGGTGGTTGCAGCAGGTGCTTGGCATGCCGCGGTGGTAGGTCAGGATGGAAGAGTGTGCACTTGGGGTTGGGGAAGATATGGATGCTTAGGACACGGTAGCGAGGAATGTGAATCAGTTCCTAAGGTTGTTGAAGGGCTAAGTCATGTAAAGGCAGTTCATGTTGCAACAGGAGATTACACTACTTTTGTGGTCTCGGATGATGGCGATGTTTTTTCGTTTGGCTGCGGCGAATCCGCTAGTCTCGGTCACAATCCTGTCTTTGATGAACAGGTTAGGGCTTGACTATAAAATGTGACTATAACACACTTTAGCGTTTTATTATTTGTCTGTAAAACCTGCGTTAAAGCTCATTTGACTCttgtctttgttttatcttgttAGGGTAATCGGATTGCAAACGTGTTGAGTCCAGCGGTAGTAACATCGCTGAAACAAGCGAATGAGCGGATGGTTCAGATTAGTCTAACGAACTCGTTATATTGGAACGCTCATACGTTTGCGCTCACGGAATCAGGGAAGCTATACGCGTTTGGTGCAGGCGATAAGGGTCAGCTTGGAACAGAGCTTGGTAGAAACCAATCAGAAAGGTGTTTACCGGAAAAAGTGGATATAGATCTCAGCTAGCGCGGTTTCGTTGGCAAAAAATTGCGTTTGGACCGCAAGAAATTTGCgttttcttttatgtatgtttatAAAGGTTGTACCAAAGGGGGGACAGAAATTTAAGGAACTTGTCTTAACATTTCATTGTATAGGGTTTTAGATTATTCTAATTTGTTGTTCATGGATGATTTAGGTTATGTTGTTAATAATTGTcacataatttcatttaatcGATTTATTGTCTGATCCTTTGTATTTCATTTCTATAAAAGCCTaaatataatgttttctaattttttttttcttttggtttgagATGATTAaaaatactttctttttttcttccatttttgttgggtttttaaTTAGAGTACTAAAAATATCGATAGAAGGAAACTTGGGCAAAAGATTTCTATTTATTAAATGGTTTTGCTATAATTTTTGATAAGATTGACTAATTGAGACAAACAGAAGAAGCTTAATtagaagtagaagatatatgaATAATAGCATTTTCCCGTTTGAGCACAGATAAAAGagtgatagaaaaaaaaaatagcattttCCCTAGCCGTTAATATATATGGCAAACCTTATTTTTAGTGCGTTATCTTCGCACTTTGATCAAGcaactatataaacaaagagccTCACCACAGAATTTtagatattaaataaataaataaaagacaatacccctaaaacatttaaaaaaaaagtttttctagGGAATactaaataattaactaaaaataatggCGCATCTTCACCTagttttccttctttttattGTTGCTATTTCCGTTGTGATTGTATCAGCTGTTGATAAACCACCGTCAACCACCACCGCCTCAACTCCCGCTGCTACAACTCCGGGTGATGGCAGTGAAGGTGATGTACCGGTAGATGACAATACTATTGGAATAGCCGACGACGATACAGCTCTTGCGCCCAGTGATGATTCTTCCGGAGATGAAGAGGTAGCAGTCGCCGGACCTATTGGAAGCGATTCTTCGTATGCTAACTATCCACCACCTGAAAAAACTTCTGCAAGTGAAGTCAATGTAGCTtccagttttgtttttgttgttgctgcagCTGTTGGATCGTTCTTCTTTTTCTAGAGTTGTGATCGGCGCgtgaaattaatattttgtaatattttcttatagatGTATAAGTATTTGTCCGTCCCTTCGTACATCATATAACTGGGatgatacaaaaaatattaaatatgatcaaaaatttgttttcttaatgaCAACATGATTTTTTgcatgtcaatatatattttgtgttttttttgtttattatttatattttataatatgttgTGAACAATATCCATTCAAATCATATATCTCCGACAGTTTAAACCGTTGATGATTGCGAATTTATTTGTCTACCATCCAAAATTTCAAATGATGAGTCACATGGTTGGAGCTAATATGATGTTTCACCATATCTAGCTCCTTCCATTATACTCCCTCCAGATCgtactataatattttgtatctgATCTAGTGGAGAATATGAGATGCAATTTACTACTTCTTGTGAGGTGGTAGAGTAGCAAGTCATTGTAAGTGTCGAACTCATGATTTTGAGATGTAAATAAACATGTGTGGTGTCAatacaacaaaagaacaaagagtTTCTCAGGCCGgtgtaaatattgaaaatattgttATGGCTCCGgttcaattttagaaaaatggCCTTAGTTacatataaattgtttttgaaaattctttttAGGCTTTAAAATATACTACTTTTTATGTTAATCTAAATTGGTCCCAGTGCAAATGCATACCTTGCATACTCCTGTCGCCGGCACTCTTATGATGACACATCAGATTTTTGGAGTAAACATGAAATGACACATCAATTAAACTCACACTAggttttaaatatgttttagatctaataatgttataataattaaatatgttataaaaatgattaaaatatattttaatattgaaatgtttgatttttttaattaattgaaaaggGATATTCCTTAATCATTTAAGTTGgcaattatgtgtaaatatccataaaaatgagAACAATAAATTCATTAGTATATCGAGTTCTCTAGGaacgacacatcagcattttcttaaaaatacttctttattattatataagagatatctatataaaaacatttaaattaatagGGCTCATTTTTAATATCCAGTAATAATCATTTCTGCTTCCACATCACCCAAGCCACGGAAGACTATTGTTGTGTACTTATGTTTACGATGTGCCACCGCGTGAACCGTCTTAGCGTCTTCATCGAAAATGTAAACCCGTGAGCCAAATTTgggatttatatatatgttttgttgctTTGGATTGTCGAAGCAATCTAACCACTATGGTTTGGACCACCTTAACTGTCGAGCCGCCGAGTAGAACTTTGAGAAGAGTTGCCGAGAAAGGTAATCGGCCAAAACCTTTTACCGTGTTGTGTTGTTGATGTGTTGCTTTGGTTGATTATTGAACCACCAAAAGCCCTAACCATGAAGATGTTAAGTTTAAACCAACTAAGGCTTAAGTTCACTTATTTCCAAACCAGTAACGTAATAACATGGTCACGTCTTAAGAACCAAACTAGCACCATTATAAAgccttaaaaacttttataagCTGGCTTCACGATCGTCTACTTGGTATAAGTAGGTGTGAATCCCTTGGATTTCAACTTCGATGTTTGTCTTTCTGTCGATGCTACTGCTACAGTAGAGTTTAGTTTATTTGTCATATTtgttgggcataattttaatcatataaattataatagataaattctattataattgtgatattctataaataatagagaattatGCATTCTCTAGAACATTGAGTTAATACCGATCGTAATGGTAAACATTGAGTCAATACCAGCCGTAACGGTAAGCATCAAGCCAACGCGGGCCGTAACGACCAGCATCAAGCCAATATGGGTCGTAACGGCAAAACATTGAGCCAATACGGGCCATAATGGCAACCGTCAAGCCGATACGGGCCGACACAACAATTAACGAGCCAATACGGGCTATAACGACAAACAACAAGTCAATACGGGCTGTAATTGGACTTTGTGACCGACTCTGATTTGCTACGACGTTATCAAGGAAATATTTGACTCAATCTCGTGTAGAGAATATTCGAAACGACTTTATCTCATCTAGAGGCGGTTACTCAAACCCAAATCCCATGAAGATTAGGGTAAAGAGACTTCTCTATAAAAAGGGAGCGATATCGACACAATACGGGGCGAAATCAAGAGCAAAACAAGAGACCTAAAACACAGCCACACGACTCAATTCCAAAACATTGCTAGGGTTCCTAAATTGACTCGTTGTGCCTTAaactcttgtatttgagctcgatactttgatcaataaaaacgaCTATTCAACAACTATTTCTTGTTTCCGTAGACTCTAAACGAATCGATTATTTTTGCCCAAACAATTGGCACTAGAGAGAGGGGCTAGAGTAAACTACGTGAGATGACAGGAAACAGAAGTGATACGGCTAACATCGATGCGAATGTCGCTGCTCAGCTTGAAGCCCTGACTACTAAGCTGAACGAAGCAATGCAGAAGCTGACATAGATCGAGGCAGATAACGCTAGGCTACGGGAGGAGAACGCCTCGCTGGTGACAGCATGGAGAGTTTTTACCGAAGCAAGCACTAGATTTCGCGGCGTGCAAGTGAATCAGATGCAAGACCTTAACTCAACGCCTAGAACCAATAATTGAACACCCATAACGGAAGACAGACGACTGGAAACTCCTCGACAGGAAGAGAACGACGGAGGAAACCCTGATACAAGGCAGACACATGAAAGCCTAGTTCGAGAAGAAAATTTGGCTCAACAAGGAGTTGTTAACACACCGCGCATGACAGGAATCGAGCATGGACAATTCGACCACTTGGAAGTAATGTTCAACAAACGATTTGGAGAGATGGAAGCTATGATTGAACGATTACCAGGTGTAGCTCAGCCAATTCGGAAGAGCAAATTACACTCGTATACTGACACACCATTCTCTAATGAAATCGCAGTCACTGAGATGCCGAGAAATTTTGTGCTACCAACAATGAAGATGTTTGATGGAACATCCGACCCGGATAACCACATAGCGCAATACAAACAACGAATGTTCACGACGGCCATCCAAAGAGAATATCAAGAAGCTACCATGTGCAAAGGATTTGGCTCAAGCCTTACGGGGGCTGCGCTTCAGTGGTTTATCAACTTGCCAAACGGCTCAATAAATTCGTTTGCATCATTGACGGATCTTTTTGATGAACAATTCGCAAGCAGCAGAAACCTCGAAAAGGCAGCAGATGATCTGTATGAGGTGCGACACAAGAGAGATGAGTCATTACGTGCCTACGTGGGACGATTCAACAAGGAGAAGGTGTCAATACCAAGTTGCAACATGTCTACTGCCATATCGGCATTCAAAAGAGGTTTACTTTATGATGGTGACTTGTACAAAGAACTTACCAAGTATCAGTGCAGAACCATGGAAGATGTGCTCTCGCGGGCATGGGCACAAATAAAATAGGAAGAAAATACATCGTATCGACATCGACATTCTTCACATTTTGACTCTCGCGTAGTGAGAAACGAAAAATCAACACGAGATGATAAACCTTACCAAAGACATCAAAGCGAATACACTAGCATCATAAGTAATGGTGAGGAACCTTgtcaaactttaaacaaaactgAAAGTGAGGAGCGCAAATTGTCAAAATGACAAAGACATCAACGACGTCTTGATTTGGTTAGGCATGGTGGTATCAGGTTATTGAAAGGTTTTATAACTTAAGTTATTATTCATTTTCGTTTTTAGTTCTAGTTTTACTTCTTTTAACATTGATagatttttgatataaaataactaagtttTTAGTAACTCATTACCCATTATGAGAGTATACTTTGTTAACTTGGTAGCCATGTGTTGATGACAAAAATCAGTAGAAAAGTGCTTACCCTTGGAGAACCAATGCTAGATAATcgacaaaattgaaaaatttatgGATGCTTACCCATCGAGGAAGCAATTTTTCAATATGATAGTCACTGCTAACCAGTTGCGGAAGCAGGCGCGAGCAAATTATGTGATGAATCACTGGATGCAAAACCTTGACAACGAAACACTCGTTAACAAGAATCTTATGGTGAGACACTTGATGCACAAATCTTCAAGATGTTCTCTACTAAAACTTAGAACTCATGTCATGAACATGCGCCATAAATCTTGTTGCAAGACAATAAAATCATGTCATTCGATGTGAAGCTTGTCACGATACAAGATAAACATAACTTACAACACATGACATGGTCCTAAAGTTGTTCATATAGTAGTGAGGCCATTGATACACGAATACGTGAACAATAGGCTCTCTGCAGAAAATAGGGAATCACCTGAAATGCGAAACATTCGCTACAACTGCCTATTAGCGAGACGTCGCTTTAGGAACGTAACAAATCTGGAATCCACCTGATGGTCGGGTCCAAGCTTAGCAAACTTGACAGCAAAACACTTGCTAACAGTAAATGAGCTACGAAACGCTTTAATTGGGTCACAAACCCGGATTATGTCACGAGCATAAAGTATTTGGCTATGACAAAATCGCCAATGGGAGAGCAATTATAATTCATCCCATGAAATTGCTATGGCCAGTTGTCATTTAAAAACCAATGTAGAAtcaatgtgtagccaattcaagaaattggctAGGAACCACATTGTAATTTTAAAAGCCAATGTAGACTCAATGTGTAACCAAGTCAAGAAATTGGTTAGGTACCACATTGTTATGTAATAGCCGATGTAGAGTCGATGTGTAGCCAATTCATGTAATTGGTTAAAGCCACATTGTCTATTTAAAAGCGATACATGGTGAGTCTCCAGCTAATTCATGTAATTGGTTCAAGGCACATTGTCTATTTAAAGCCAATACATAGTAAGTATGTAGCCAATTCGAGAAATTGGTCATGGCCGCATTGTCATTTTTAGCCAATGAAGAGTCAAGATATAGCCAATTCAGGAAATTGGTCATGGCCGCATTGTCATTTTTAGCCAATGTAGAGTCAAGATATAGCCAATTCAGGAAATTGTTCATGGCCGCATTGTCGTTTTAGCCAATGCAGAGTCAAGATaaagccaattcaagaaattggttaggAACCACATTGTCATTTAAAAGACAATGTAGGGtcaatgtgtagccaattcaagaaattggttagaGACCATATTGTCTATTTAAAGCCAATGTATGGTTAGGAACCACATTGTCTATTGAAAACCAATGTATAGtcaatgtgtagccaattcaagaaattggttaggAACCACATTCTCTATTTATAGCTGATGCATCAATATGTagcaaattcaagaaattggttatgGCTGCACTGTCGTTTCTGAACCAATGTGGAATCAATGTaaagccaattcaagaaattggctAAGACCACATTGACGTTTTAGAGCCAATCCGGGGTCAATGTGAGGCCAATTCAATGAAGTGGATATAGCCAAATATCGACTTAGACCAACATTGAGTCAATTGTGTATCCAATTAAAAGAATTGGAACCAATGCAAAGTCAAGTTGTGGCCAGTTCAAGTAACTTTGGTTATGATAACTTTATCGTTTTAGAGCCGATGTGAAGGCAATTCACCAAATTGGCGAAGGCAAGACCGACAAATTGGAGCCAATGCGGAACCAATATGTAACCAATTCCAGAAATTGGTTATGACAGCATTTTGGTTTTAGAACCAATGTGGGTTCAGtgtgtagccaattcaagaaattggttacGACAACTATATCGTTTTAGAGCCGATGGGAAGACAATTCACTAAATTGGCTATGACAAAATTGTCATTGTTGAGTCAATGTAATTGGCTATGACAAAATTGTCATTGTTGAGTCAATGTGAAACCAATTCCTTAAATTGGCTATGACAAAATTGTCAATATAAAGCCAATGCACAGTCAATTTGATAAACCGTTGATGACAAACATTGTCACAGGTCTTGCCATGGGGTAAACATCGTCCCAAAActacaaaactacaaaatcaCGATATGGATCACGACATCGTTAATGGAAGGCAGCGAATTAATCAAGTGCGAGAAAACAGCTACATCTAAAGGTATGTCATGacttatacaaatatttagcttaatatttatagtttattaaAATGATACCATTTGTCTATACTACTCTCTAAATTCTtactaagaaaatagagagtGTAGGAAAAACtgttgggcataattttaatcatataaattataataaataaattctattataattgtgatatattctataaataatagagaattatGCATTCTCTAGAACATTGAGTTAATACCGACCGTAACGGTAAACATTAAGTCAATACCAGCCGTAACGGTAAGCATCAAGCCAACGCGGGCCGTAATGACCAGCATCAAGCCAATATGGGCCGTAACGGCAAACATCAAGCCAATACAGGCCGTAATGGCAACCGTCAAGCCGATACGGGCCGACACAACAATTAACGAGCCAATACGGGCTGTAATTGGACTTTGTGACCGACTCTGGTTTGCTACgacattatcaagaaaatatttgactcAATCTCGTGTAGAGAATATTCGAAACGACCTTATCTCATCTAGAGGCGGTTacacaaaccctaatcccaTGAAGATTAGGGTAAAGAGACTTCTCTATAAAAAGGGAGCGATATCGACACAATACGGAGCGAAATTGAGAGCAAAACAAGAGACCTAAAACACAACCACACGACTCAATTCCAAAGCATTGCTAGGGTTCCTAAATTGACTCGCTGTGCCTTAaactcttgtatttgagctcAATACATTGATCAATAAAAACGACTATTCAACAACTATTTCTTGTTTCGTAGACTCTAAACGAATCGATTATTTTTGCCTAAACAATACCCATATGTATATAAGTTGTGACCATTTATATCTTCCCGCGTCTTCCAGAACCCATAACTCAAAATCTATACTTATTCCACTATATAATTTAGACAATTGCGTCACTGAACCTAATTTTTCTGTATAGTTTattaaagagaaataccctaaaatagcactaaaacaaattttatggacaattatagcacacattagatttgggttctcaatttcacatttaggatatagttttatattaaaattctctttcatGAATTTGACGAAGCTGAACGTTTTAGACCTAACATCAAACCCAACTatcataaaaaaattggaatccATGTTGACCAAAGGTCTATAATACGAGCACCGTTGCTACATATCTCATTATCAGTTCGTCCAGGAATATGGGTAGGCagcatttgatttatttaagcTTCTTAGTTTTCTCGAGAAGTTTTCAACTCTTGATACAATCAATATGGAACAAAACTAGCTTCACAACCTCTTTTTTGGCAATTAAGCTTAAGTGATCTTAACTTAAATAGCAatattatgataattttttagATCTAAAACTCTACCATCTTTGTCTAGCATAAGAATATCAAAATTtagaatcctctgtttttggatTAGTATTTAAAGAGTCTGCAATAATAAGACTATCTAGCATCCCCTTGCTGAAT
The sequence above is drawn from the Camelina sativa cultivar DH55 chromosome 4, Cs, whole genome shotgun sequence genome and encodes:
- the LOC104779819 gene encoding ultraviolet-B receptor UVR8, whose amino-acid sequence is MDATTSGIPGLQYINLPEQPVSTTTSPPVSPFQRPKRHCFGDSTPGEFPLAANPSIVLHVLTECRLDPRDLANLEATCSFFSQPANFAPDCNLSLPELAALDMCNKRVIFKRMNEEERQEMKRRCGGSWKLVLRFLLAGEACCRREKSQAIAGPGHSIAVTSKGQVYTFGYNNSGQLGHGHTEEEAPIQPVRSLQGIRIIQAAAGAGRTMLISDDGKVYACGKDCFGEAEHGGQGTKPVTTPQLVTSLKNIFVVQAAIGNYFTAVLSREGTVYTFSWGKEGILGHGTEAADVEPHPLLGPLENVPVVQIAAGYCYLLALACQPNGMSVYSVGCGLGGKLGHGSRTDEKYPKVIDQFKILNLQPRVVAAGAWHAAVVGQDGRVCTWGWGRYGCLGHGSEECESVPKVVEGLSHVKAVHVATGDYTTFVVSDDGDVFSFGCGESASLGHNPVFDEQGNRIANVLSPAVVTSLKQANERMVQISLTNSLYWNAHTFALTESGKLYAFGAGDKGQLGTELGRNQSERCLPEKVDIDLS
- the LOC104779820 gene encoding anther-specific protein BCP1-like, with the protein product MAHLHLVFLLFIVAISVVIVSAVDKPPSTTTASTPAATTPGDGSEGDVPVDDNTIGIADDDTALAPSDDSSGDEEVAVAGPIGSDSSYANYPPPEKTSASEVNVASSFVFVVAAAVGSFFFF